From the genome of Leptolyngbya iicbica LK, one region includes:
- a CDS encoding ABC transporter ATP-binding protein, whose protein sequence is MTSSHPFQRLLRYGRRYRRQVWLASLCSVFNKFFDLAPPVLIGLAVDVVVQQQDSWIASWGIASVRGQFLVLTALTIVTWGLESAFQYAYSVLWRNLAQTMQRDLRIEAYSHLQDMDLAYFEDHSTGGLMAVLNDDINQLERFLDVGANEVLQVITTIILVGGAFLFLAPSVAWMAIIPMPFIVWGAIAFQKLLAPRYATVRERVSALNSRLSNNLSGILTIKSFTAEGYEIERIREDSEAYRVSNQRAIAFSAAYIPLIRVLILLGFTATLVFGGLMAVEGELAVGTYSVLVFLTQRLLWPLTRLGDTLDQYQRAMASTNRVMDLLDLPITLHPGHQRLPVSNVKGAVRFEDVTFGYGDRRPVLQNLTLKIPAGHTVAIVGATGSGKSTLVKLLLRLYEVNAGRITLDGLDIRDLATQDLRQAIGLVSQDVFLFHGTVAENIAYGTFDASREAIIQAARTAEADEFIQQLPQGYDTIVGERGQKLSGGQRQRLAIARAILKNPPILVLDEATSAVDNETEAAIQRSLEHITQDRTTIAIAHRLSTIRNADRIYVMAQGQLVEWGTHEELIERDDLYAGLWRVQMGLKAG, encoded by the coding sequence ATGACGTCCTCCCATCCCTTTCAACGCTTGCTGCGCTATGGTCGTCGCTATCGTCGCCAAGTCTGGCTCGCGAGCCTGTGCTCAGTCTTTAACAAATTTTTTGACCTGGCGCCTCCGGTGCTCATCGGCTTAGCGGTTGATGTCGTCGTGCAGCAGCAAGATTCGTGGATTGCCAGTTGGGGGATTGCCAGCGTTCGCGGCCAGTTTTTGGTGCTCACTGCCCTCACCATCGTCACCTGGGGGCTGGAATCCGCCTTTCAATATGCCTACTCGGTGCTGTGGCGCAACTTGGCCCAGACCATGCAGCGCGATTTGCGGATTGAAGCCTACAGCCATTTGCAAGACATGGATCTGGCCTATTTTGAAGACCACAGCACGGGCGGTCTGATGGCAGTGCTGAACGACGACATCAACCAGCTCGAACGCTTCCTGGATGTTGGGGCCAACGAAGTTCTCCAGGTCATCACGACGATCATTCTGGTAGGTGGTGCATTTCTATTCCTGGCCCCGTCAGTGGCGTGGATGGCGATTATCCCGATGCCGTTTATCGTCTGGGGGGCGATCGCCTTTCAAAAGTTACTGGCCCCCCGCTATGCCACCGTCCGCGAGCGGGTCAGCGCCCTTAACAGCCGCCTGTCGAATAATTTATCCGGCATTCTCACCATCAAAAGCTTCACCGCTGAGGGTTACGAAATTGAGCGCATCCGCGAAGACAGCGAAGCTTATCGGGTCAGCAATCAGCGGGCGATCGCTTTTAGCGCCGCTTACATTCCCTTGATTCGCGTGCTGATTTTGCTGGGCTTTACGGCCACCCTCGTGTTTGGTGGCCTCATGGCGGTGGAAGGTGAGCTAGCCGTCGGCACCTACAGCGTCCTGGTCTTTTTGACCCAGCGATTGCTGTGGCCGCTGACTCGGCTCGGCGACACCCTCGACCAATACCAGCGGGCGATGGCCTCGACCAATCGCGTCATGGACCTGTTGGATTTGCCGATCACCCTGCATCCAGGGCACCAGCGCTTGCCGGTGAGCAATGTCAAAGGAGCCGTGCGGTTCGAAGACGTCACCTTTGGCTATGGCGATCGCCGCCCGGTACTGCAAAATTTGACGCTCAAAATTCCCGCCGGACATACCGTCGCCATTGTCGGCGCGACGGGCTCGGGCAAAAGTACCCTCGTGAAATTGCTGCTGCGCCTTTACGAAGTCAACGCCGGACGGATTACGCTAGATGGCTTGGATATTCGCGACCTCGCCACCCAAGACTTGCGCCAGGCCATCGGCCTCGTCAGTCAGGATGTATTTCTGTTTCACGGCACCGTGGCGGAAAATATCGCCTATGGCACCTTCGACGCAAGTCGCGAAGCCATCATCCAGGCAGCCCGTACGGCGGAAGCGGACGAGTTCATTCAACAACTGCCCCAAGGCTATGACACGATTGTGGGTGAACGGGGGCAAAAGCTCTCCGGTGGGCAGCGGCAGCGGTTAGCGATCGCCCGCGCCATTCTCAAAAATCCGCCGATCCTCGTGCTCGACGAAGCGACCTCCGCCGTGGACAACGAAACGGAAGCGGCGATTCAGCGATCGCTGGAACACATTACTCAAGATCGCACCACGATTGCGATCGCCCATCGCCTGTCCACCATTCGCAACGCTGACCGCATCTATGTCATGGCCCAAGGCCAACTCGTGGAATGGGGCACCCATGAAGAACTGATCGAGCGAGATGACCTATATGCGGGGCTCTGGCGAGTGCAAATGGGCCTGAAAGCAGGTTAG
- the lexA gene encoding transcriptional repressor LexA — protein MEPLTEAQQELYDWLVIYIRENQHSPSIRQMMRAMQLKSPAPIQSRLDHLRKKGYIDWEEGRARTIRILQDVQGIPIYGSIAAGYVNEAQPEAETPRFNPGHFETKPGDYALYVNGDSMIDAMICDGDVVILRPIKDPKRVRTDTIVAARVPDGTTLKYFRLQGEKVELVPANPNYPVQTFPAEQVQLQGRLIGVWREFPGDDI, from the coding sequence ATGGAACCTTTAACCGAAGCGCAACAAGAACTTTACGACTGGCTGGTCATTTACATTCGCGAAAACCAGCACTCGCCTTCGATTCGGCAAATGATGCGGGCAATGCAGTTAAAATCACCTGCCCCGATTCAAAGTCGCCTCGATCATCTACGCAAAAAGGGCTACATCGACTGGGAAGAGGGTCGAGCCCGCACCATTCGGATTTTACAAGACGTTCAGGGTATTCCTATTTACGGGAGTATCGCTGCGGGTTATGTCAACGAAGCCCAACCCGAAGCCGAAACGCCGCGCTTTAATCCGGGGCATTTTGAAACTAAGCCCGGCGATTATGCACTGTATGTCAATGGCGACAGCATGATCGACGCCATGATTTGCGATGGTGATGTGGTGATTTTACGGCCAATCAAAGATCCGAAGCGAGTGCGTACCGATACCATCGTGGCGGCTCGGGTTCCCGATGGCACGACTCTAAAATATTTCCGCCTACAAGGAGAAAAAGTTGAGTTAGTACCCGCTAACCCCAACTATCCAGTCCAGACCTTTCCCGCCGAGCAAGTTCAGCTTCAAGGGCGACTCATCGGCGTATGGCGCGAATTTCCCGGCGATGATATCTAG
- a CDS encoding DUF3352 domain-containing protein encodes MKSRTVYSAIAILAGILLLVGIAGFWGLTSQNPRGLITRGGQAQPQAAQFVPRQSPLMVSLLARPDRLWQLRQLLTPANQRFQVRQEWQSLQQSLEDLVGWDYEADVRPWLDEEATLAITAADLDYDASNGLQPGYLVVLSCRDAEAAREALHRLWQQRAVQRNLRFETVSGISLISDQALATTGRAPISGFSANLALETLATTMIGDRYVLLANDAQVLRQAIATYQAPDVSWVKAAPYHTAITTLPENRVGWLVANIPQLLAWFGDEKLLTAPPISPTGQQAHLAFISFQALAEGLLGNTAIATHPLSSVPEAITPPQATSARLPAAISLVPESALFVTAGAQLSQQLQSLSDNIGGYPIAQQAIAALLQSWSLTPESVPAGLSAALAGDYALALLPGDRPDWALITAAATTDLAALDDFAAGQGLTVNRLTYNEQPLTTWTRFTLNRTRNNAPLQLTTQVIAAHTTVQNHEVLSTSLEGLQQVLQQVNQGSLADQTTLMQLTEELPTLGSELIYIDWPALLPSLQQRFPWLLAVEAATQPFSQHIGPILISDRPTASALQMGTVAIQLRENPAKMS; translated from the coding sequence ATGAAATCGCGCACCGTCTACTCAGCGATCGCCATTTTGGCTGGGATTTTGCTATTAGTTGGCATTGCTGGCTTTTGGGGCTTGACATCGCAAAATCCGCGCGGATTAATTACCCGAGGGGGTCAGGCGCAGCCCCAAGCCGCTCAGTTTGTGCCGCGCCAGTCGCCCTTGATGGTTTCTTTGCTGGCCCGTCCTGATCGCCTGTGGCAATTGCGTCAGCTCTTGACCCCGGCCAATCAGCGTTTTCAGGTGCGGCAAGAATGGCAGTCACTCCAGCAATCGCTCGAAGATTTAGTGGGCTGGGACTATGAGGCAGACGTCCGCCCCTGGTTAGATGAAGAGGCGACCCTAGCCATTACAGCGGCTGACCTCGACTACGATGCCAGCAATGGTCTGCAACCTGGCTATTTAGTCGTCTTAAGTTGTCGCGACGCCGAAGCCGCCCGTGAGGCTCTGCATCGCCTCTGGCAGCAACGCGCAGTACAGCGCAATCTACGCTTTGAGACGGTATCCGGTATTTCGCTGATCTCAGACCAAGCATTGGCGACCACTGGGCGAGCACCGATATCCGGTTTCTCTGCCAACTTAGCTTTAGAGACGTTGGCCACCACTATGATCGGCGATCGCTATGTCCTGTTGGCGAATGATGCCCAGGTTTTGCGACAGGCGATCGCCACCTATCAGGCACCGGATGTGAGTTGGGTCAAGGCCGCTCCTTATCACACCGCCATCACCACCCTGCCAGAAAATCGAGTCGGCTGGTTGGTCGCCAATATTCCGCAGCTATTAGCCTGGTTTGGCGATGAAAAGTTACTCACCGCTCCACCCATCAGTCCCACAGGCCAGCAGGCCCATTTGGCGTTCATTTCATTCCAAGCTTTAGCAGAGGGATTGTTGGGCAATACCGCCATTGCGACCCATCCATTGTCATCTGTCCCAGAGGCGATCACACCACCACAAGCAACATCTGCCCGCCTGCCAGCAGCAATTTCCCTAGTGCCTGAGAGTGCGCTGTTTGTCACCGCTGGGGCTCAGCTATCTCAGCAGTTACAGTCGCTCAGTGACAATATTGGCGGTTATCCCATTGCACAGCAAGCGATCGCGGCGCTGTTGCAGTCCTGGTCGTTGACCCCAGAGTCCGTCCCAGCAGGATTATCAGCCGCCCTGGCTGGGGACTATGCCCTCGCGCTGCTGCCTGGCGATCGCCCCGACTGGGCCTTAATCACTGCAGCCGCAACTACTGACTTAGCAGCGCTTGACGACTTTGCCGCAGGCCAAGGGTTGACCGTCAATCGACTGACTTACAACGAACAACCCCTCACCACGTGGACGCGGTTTACGCTCAACCGTACCCGTAATAACGCACCGCTACAGTTGACGACCCAAGTCATTGCCGCCCACACTACAGTGCAGAACCATGAAGTCTTATCGACGTCTTTAGAGGGATTGCAGCAAGTATTGCAGCAGGTTAATCAAGGCTCTCTGGCGGACCAAACAACCTTGATGCAGTTGACAGAAGAGCTGCCAACGCTAGGCTCAGAACTTATCTATATCGACTGGCCAGCACTATTGCCATCCTTGCAGCAGCGATTCCCTTGGCTTTTAGCGGTCGAAGCAGCGACTCAACCCTTTAGCCAGCACATCGGGCCAATCCTCATTAGTGATCGGCCTACCGCATCCGCTTTACAGATGGGCACAGTCGCCATTCAACTCCGCGAAAACCCAGCAAAAATGTCCTAA
- a CDS encoding STAS domain-containing protein, which produces MEANIRILEPTGILDGTQAEIFRKEVDIALEEGVDVLLIDLKDITFVDSSGLGILVVVLKKVRACNKLLYVCSINEQVKMLFELTSMDRVFEVLPDREAFKAKVAS; this is translated from the coding sequence ATGGAAGCTAATATTCGTATTCTTGAGCCCACTGGCATCCTGGATGGCACTCAAGCCGAAATTTTCCGCAAGGAAGTTGATATCGCGCTGGAAGAGGGTGTGGATGTGCTCTTGATCGACCTCAAAGATATTACTTTTGTCGACAGCTCTGGTTTGGGCATTTTAGTCGTCGTTCTCAAAAAGGTTAGAGCTTGCAACAAATTGCTGTACGTCTGTTCCATCAATGAACAGGTCAAAATGCTGTTTGAACTGACCAGCATGGACCGCGTCTTCGAAGTGCTGCCTGATCGTGAAGCCTTTAAAGCAAAGGTTGCGTCGTAA